A genome region from Deinococcus seoulensis includes the following:
- the mreC gene encoding rod shape-determining protein MreC: MSEGRRLLLVTLGLLFLSMVTTRFQVVAPSALRSGTAPITRASVVVADNIRRAYVTLVDERDLSREVGTLGRQNDVLRQQNELLQREVARLRQVMNITTTQAPNALGIAQVIAVDPSPLLARLDLNIGALDGVRLRMPVTVPAGLVGQITSVSDHRSTVVALVDPESSVGVTLQGNKGGRGLARGVPPDRMRADFSRSVPIKVGDVLVTNSLGGVFPVGIRVGTVEKVMPLGPNDISRTVIVKPSVDVGVVEDVTLLEGL; this comes from the coding sequence GTGAGCGAGGGCCGCCGACTGCTGCTGGTCACGCTGGGCCTGCTGTTTCTCAGCATGGTCACCACCCGCTTTCAGGTGGTGGCGCCGTCGGCCCTGCGGAGCGGCACGGCGCCCATCACGCGGGCGTCGGTCGTGGTGGCCGACAACATCCGCCGGGCGTACGTGACGCTGGTCGACGAACGGGACCTGTCGCGCGAGGTCGGCACGCTGGGCAGGCAGAACGACGTGCTGCGCCAGCAGAACGAACTGCTGCAACGTGAGGTCGCGCGCCTGCGGCAGGTCATGAACATCACGACCACGCAGGCTCCGAACGCGCTGGGCATCGCGCAGGTGATCGCTGTCGATCCCAGCCCGCTGCTGGCGCGGCTGGACCTGAACATCGGGGCGCTGGACGGCGTGCGGCTGCGCATGCCGGTCACCGTTCCGGCCGGACTGGTCGGGCAGATCACCAGCGTGTCGGATCACCGCTCGACGGTGGTGGCGCTGGTGGACCCGGAAAGCAGCGTGGGCGTCACGCTCCAGGGCAACAAGGGCGGGCGTGGACTGGCGCGCGGCGTGCCGCCGGACCGCATGCGCGCCGACTTCTCGCGCAGCGTGCCCATCAAGGTCGGGGACGTGCTGGTCACGAACAGCCTGGGCGGGGTCTTCCCGGTCGGGATCCGGGTGGGTACGGTCGAGAAGGTCATGCCGCTCGGCCCGAACGACATCAGCCGGACCGTGATCGTGAAACCCAGCGTGGATGTCGGCGTGGTCGAGGACGTCACGCTGCTGGAGGGCCTGTGA
- a CDS encoding peroxiredoxin: protein MTESITPPQVGQPFPAFTLPDAQGRAHSLSDYAGQYVVLYVYPKDDTPGCTKEACDFRDNATLKAHGAAILGVSADDAGSHASFAEKYSLPFPLLSDDGAVFLRSVGSYGTKNMYGKVTEGIKRQTFLIAPDGTLVKSWLAVKVDGHADHVAAAIEKHRAQENA, encoded by the coding sequence ATGACCGAATCCATCACCCCGCCGCAGGTCGGCCAGCCGTTCCCCGCCTTCACCCTGCCCGACGCCCAGGGCCGCGCCCACTCCCTGAGCGACTACGCCGGGCAGTACGTCGTGCTGTACGTGTACCCCAAGGACGACACGCCCGGCTGCACCAAGGAAGCCTGCGATTTCCGCGACAACGCCACCCTGAAAGCGCACGGGGCCGCCATCCTGGGCGTCAGCGCCGACGACGCCGGTAGCCACGCCAGTTTCGCCGAGAAGTACTCGCTGCCCTTCCCGCTCCTGAGCGACGACGGCGCCGTCTTCCTGCGCTCCGTCGGGTCGTACGGCACCAAGAACATGTACGGCAAGGTCACCGAGGGCATCAAACGCCAGACGTTCCTGATCGCCCCGGACGGCACCCTGGTCAAATCCTGGCTGGCCGTGAAGGTCGATGGGCACGCCGACCACGTGGCCGCCGCCATCGAGAAACACCGCGCCCAGGAGAACGCGTGA
- the rpiA gene encoding ribose 5-phosphate isomerase A, producing the protein MTTDLEGLKKEAAIRAVALVGSGMRVGLGTGSTAKYAIEEIGRRLAAGELSGITGVATSEASDALARQVGIPVEALDPRPLDIAIDGADEIDPALNLIKGLGGALLREKLTEVQARQLVIIADHTKLVTRIGEKSPLPIEIARFGFLNTIERLRAVLSAGRLRQNGAQPYVTDNGNLIFDAQIPEGHDIHALERQLKGTLGVIDTGLFLGMAQVAFVAAPDGVQELRPQ; encoded by the coding sequence GTGACCACCGACCTGGAAGGTCTGAAAAAGGAGGCCGCCATCCGCGCCGTCGCCCTGGTCGGCAGCGGTATGCGCGTGGGCCTGGGCACCGGCAGCACCGCCAAGTACGCCATCGAGGAAATCGGCCGCCGACTGGCCGCCGGTGAACTGAGCGGCATCACCGGCGTCGCCACCAGCGAGGCCAGTGACGCCCTGGCCCGGCAGGTCGGTATTCCCGTCGAGGCGCTCGACCCGCGCCCGCTGGACATCGCCATTGACGGCGCCGACGAGATCGACCCGGCCCTGAACCTGATCAAGGGCCTGGGCGGCGCGCTGCTACGCGAGAAACTCACCGAGGTGCAGGCCCGGCAACTCGTGATCATCGCCGACCACACCAAACTCGTAACCCGCATCGGCGAGAAATCCCCGCTGCCCATCGAGATCGCCCGCTTCGGCTTCCTGAACACCATCGAACGCCTGCGCGCCGTGCTGAGCGCGGGCCGCCTGCGCCAGAACGGCGCGCAACCCTACGTCACCGACAACGGCAACCTGATCTTCGACGCGCAGATCCCCGAAGGGCACGACATCCACGCACTGGAACGGCAGCTGAAAGGCACCCTCGGCGTCATCGACACCGGCCTGTTCCTGGGCATGGCGCAGGTGGCGTTCGTCGCCGCGCCCGACGGCGTGCAGGAACTCCGCCCGCAGTAA
- a CDS encoding GMC family oxidoreductase — MKLNPLESRGGADVVIVGAGSGGCVAARRLLDAGARVLLLEAGGPDTNPLIRAPGAFPKLFRSAVDWNLTTTPQEHAGGRAFYWPRGKVLGGSSAINATIWIRGSRRDFDSWGEGWTWEDVLPEFRAQESFRGELSAARGTDGPMPAGARAGSHALSEAFVRSAALGLGVPLVGSFNDGVLEGAALLESNHLRGERYSAFRAFLKPVLNHPNLTVLTGAHVLRVLWSGSGTTRRAVGVRLRHQGRTLDAPAGAVLLAAGAVQTPHLLMLSGVGPRTELDRHGIETHVNLPGVGGGLQDHLAVPVITRSRLTSLDRVPQAEALARYLWNRSGPLSSNVAEASAFSHARPGLDPRTDDPDIQFHFGPAYFRNHGDTTEPGNHFSVGPVLVDTHSRGRITLASADPQAAPVIDPAYLSDERDMQSLIAGVRQAREVAAASPLSGLRGAEVLPGEGVRTDAGLRRHVQQECATLYHPVGTAALGDGDGAVVSRTLAVHGTRGLWVGDASVMPRIIHANTNSTSMMIGGRAAGFVLRGLQQA, encoded by the coding sequence ATGAAGCTGAATCCTCTGGAGTCGCGCGGGGGCGCGGATGTCGTGATCGTTGGTGCCGGGTCGGGCGGGTGCGTCGCGGCGAGGCGGCTGCTGGACGCGGGGGCGCGGGTGCTGCTGCTGGAGGCGGGCGGGCCGGACACCAACCCGCTGATCCGCGCGCCCGGCGCGTTCCCGAAACTGTTCCGCAGCGCCGTGGACTGGAACCTGACGACCACCCCGCAGGAGCATGCGGGCGGGCGGGCGTTCTACTGGCCGCGCGGGAAGGTGCTGGGCGGCAGCAGCGCCATCAACGCGACCATCTGGATTCGCGGTTCCAGGCGGGATTTCGACAGCTGGGGCGAGGGCTGGACCTGGGAGGACGTGCTGCCGGAGTTCCGGGCGCAGGAGTCGTTCCGGGGTGAGCTGTCGGCGGCGCGCGGCACGGACGGCCCGATGCCGGCGGGCGCGCGGGCCGGGTCGCACGCGCTGAGCGAGGCGTTCGTGCGCTCGGCGGCGCTGGGGCTGGGCGTGCCGCTGGTCGGTTCCTTCAATGACGGGGTGCTGGAGGGCGCGGCGCTGCTGGAAAGCAACCACCTGCGCGGCGAGCGTTACAGCGCGTTCCGGGCGTTCCTGAAGCCGGTGCTGAACCACCCGAACCTGACGGTCCTGACCGGCGCGCACGTCCTGCGCGTGTTGTGGTCGGGCAGCGGGACCACGCGGCGCGCGGTGGGCGTGCGGCTGCGGCATCAGGGGCGCACGCTGGACGCCCCGGCGGGCGCGGTCCTGCTTGCGGCGGGCGCGGTGCAGACTCCACACCTGCTGATGCTCTCGGGCGTCGGGCCACGCACCGAACTGGACCGGCACGGCATCGAGACGCACGTGAACCTGCCCGGCGTGGGCGGCGGCCTTCAGGATCACCTGGCGGTACCGGTCATCACACGCTCGCGCCTGACGTCGCTGGACCGCGTGCCGCAGGCCGAGGCGCTCGCCCGTTACCTCTGGAACCGCAGCGGCCCCCTGAGCAGCAACGTGGCCGAGGCGAGTGCGTTCTCGCACGCCCGGCCCGGCCTGGACCCGCGCACGGACGACCCGGACATCCAGTTTCATTTCGGCCCGGCGTACTTCCGGAATCACGGGGACACGACCGAACCCGGCAATCACTTCTCGGTCGGGCCGGTGCTGGTCGACACGCACAGTCGCGGGCGGATCACGCTGGCGTCCGCCGATCCGCAGGCCGCGCCGGTCATCGACCCGGCGTACCTGTCGGACGAGCGGGACATGCAGAGCCTGATCGCCGGGGTGCGGCAGGCGCGCGAGGTGGCGGCCGCCTCTCCCCTGTCGGGCCTGCGCGGCGCCGAGGTCCTGCCCGGCGAGGGCGTACGCACCGACGCTGGCCTGCGCCGCCACGTGCAGCAGGAGTGCGCCACGCTGTACCACCCGGTCGGGACGGCCGCGCTGGGCGACGGTGACGGGGCGGTGGTCAGCCGGACGCTGGCCGTGCACGGCACGCGGGGCCTGTGGGTCGGGGACGCGAGCGTCATGCCGCGCATCATTCACGCGAACACCAACTCCACGAGCATGATGATCGGCGGCCGCGCCGCCGGGTTCGTGCTGCGCGGGCTGCAACAGGCATGA
- the deoC gene encoding deoxyribose-phosphate aldolase: MKLAPYIDHTLLKPTATAGDIQKLCAEAREHSFYAVCINPVFIPLAKAELEGSGVKVATVCGFPLGAVSPDQKAVEARLSVEAGADEVDMVIHIGAALANDWDAVQADVRAVRRAIPDSVLKVIIETCYLNEDQKRGATEAAVLGGADFVKTSTGFGTGGATLDDVRLMAQVIAGRAQIKAAGGVRSAQDALDMIEAGATRLGTSGGVALVAGEQSGEGY; the protein is encoded by the coding sequence GTGAAGCTTGCGCCGTACATTGACCATACCCTGCTTAAACCCACCGCCACCGCTGGCGATATTCAGAAACTGTGTGCCGAGGCCCGTGAGCATTCGTTCTACGCCGTGTGCATCAACCCGGTGTTCATCCCGCTGGCGAAGGCCGAACTGGAAGGCAGCGGCGTGAAGGTCGCGACCGTGTGCGGCTTCCCGCTGGGGGCCGTCAGCCCGGACCAGAAGGCCGTGGAGGCCCGCCTGAGCGTCGAGGCGGGTGCGGACGAGGTGGACATGGTGATTCATATCGGGGCCGCCCTGGCGAACGACTGGGACGCCGTGCAGGCCGACGTGCGCGCGGTGCGCCGCGCCATTCCGGACTCGGTGCTGAAGGTGATCATCGAGACCTGTTACCTGAACGAGGATCAGAAGCGCGGCGCGACCGAGGCGGCCGTGCTGGGCGGCGCGGACTTCGTGAAGACCAGCACGGGCTTCGGCACGGGCGGCGCGACCCTGGATGACGTTCGCCTGATGGCGCAGGTCATCGCGGGCCGCGCGCAGATCAAGGCGGCGGGCGGCGTGCGCAGCGCCCAGGACGCCCTGGACATGATCGAGGCCGGGGCCACGCGCCTGGGCACGTCGGGCGGCGTGGCGCTCGTGGCAGGCGAGCAGAGCGGCGAGGGGTACTAA
- a CDS encoding arginine--tRNA ligase, producing MDLKAQLKQAVETAAAALGAPLDVAIQETPATKPGDYGTPAAFQIAKAIGGNPAQVAQQLAQTVVLPQGISRVEAAGPFLNFFVDVAAFVRGVVERPFEMPALGGKVVIEHTSVNPNKELHVGHLRNVVLGDSMARIFRAAGHTVEVQNYIDDTGRQAAESLFAAAHYGLTWDGTQKYDHWMGEGYVRLNADPAKAELESGITAIMHRLEAGELRGEVEKIVHAHLQTCFRLGARYDLLAWESDVVGSGFLGHGLNILEGSPYTSHPTEGKFAGAFVMDVSAFMPNLEESNVVLRRSDGTAMYVAKDVGYQFWKFGLFEGMKFKPFTTDPEGNTIWTSAPDGQPDTEGRFGHAQEVINVIDSRQEHPQKIVKASLGVAGETEKEARSIHLSYAFVTLEGQTISGRKGVTVSADAAMDEAIERAAVMFVLKEAATDRPVLSVEESNEVARRIGIGALRFAMLKAEPTRKIDFRWEQALALNGDTAPYVQYAAVRAANILRKGAEAGYATDGTGAAWDALPDIDLALAKTVAKLPEVVAQSVRAHSPHVVAQYALDLATAFNAWYNAKDKQGKPATNVLASPEGLREARLALVARLRVAFEETLALIGIEIPAAM from the coding sequence ATGGACCTCAAGGCTCAACTCAAACAGGCGGTCGAGACGGCCGCCGCTGCCCTCGGCGCGCCGCTCGACGTGGCGATTCAGGAAACCCCGGCCACTAAACCCGGCGATTACGGCACGCCCGCCGCGTTCCAGATCGCCAAGGCGATTGGCGGCAACCCCGCGCAGGTCGCGCAGCAGCTCGCGCAGACGGTCGTGCTGCCGCAGGGCATCAGCCGGGTGGAGGCCGCCGGGCCGTTCCTGAACTTCTTCGTGGACGTGGCCGCGTTCGTGCGTGGCGTGGTCGAACGTCCCTTCGAGATGCCCGCCCTGGGCGGCAAGGTCGTGATCGAGCACACCAGCGTCAACCCGAACAAGGAACTGCACGTGGGGCACCTGCGCAACGTGGTGCTGGGCGACTCCATGGCCCGCATCTTCCGCGCGGCCGGGCACACGGTCGAGGTGCAGAACTACATCGACGACACCGGCCGTCAGGCGGCCGAGAGCCTGTTCGCCGCCGCGCACTACGGCCTGACCTGGGACGGCACCCAGAAGTACGACCACTGGATGGGCGAAGGCTACGTGCGCCTGAACGCCGACCCCGCCAAGGCCGAACTGGAAAGCGGCATCACGGCGATCATGCACCGCCTGGAAGCCGGTGAACTGCGCGGCGAGGTCGAGAAGATCGTGCACGCGCACCTCCAGACCTGCTTCCGCCTGGGCGCCCGCTACGACCTGCTGGCCTGGGAGTCCGACGTGGTCGGCAGCGGCTTCCTCGGGCACGGCCTGAACATCCTGGAAGGCAGCCCGTACACCAGCCACCCCACCGAGGGCAAGTTCGCCGGGGCGTTCGTGATGGACGTCTCCGCGTTCATGCCGAACCTGGAGGAATCGAACGTCGTGCTGCGCCGCAGCGACGGCACCGCCATGTACGTCGCCAAGGACGTCGGCTACCAGTTCTGGAAGTTCGGGCTGTTCGAGGGCATGAAATTCAAGCCGTTCACCACCGACCCCGAAGGCAACACCATCTGGACCAGCGCCCCCGACGGCCAGCCCGACACCGAAGGCCGTTTCGGGCACGCGCAGGAAGTCATCAACGTGATCGACTCCCGCCAGGAACACCCGCAGAAGATCGTCAAGGCGTCCCTGGGCGTGGCGGGCGAGACCGAGAAGGAAGCCCGCAGCATTCACCTGTCGTACGCCTTCGTGACCCTCGAAGGGCAGACCATCAGCGGCCGCAAGGGCGTGACGGTCAGCGCCGACGCCGCCATGGACGAGGCAATTGAAAGGGCTGCGGTAATGTTTGTTTTGAAAGAAGCTGCTACAGATAGGCCTGTCTTATCGGTGGAGGAGTCAAATGAGGTTGCAAGGCGAATTGGCATTGGCGCACTTCGTTTCGCCATGCTGAAGGCCGAACCCACCCGCAAGATCGACTTCCGCTGGGAGCAGGCCCTCGCCCTGAACGGCGACACCGCCCCCTACGTGCAGTACGCCGCCGTCCGCGCCGCGAACATCCTGCGCAAGGGTGCCGAGGCCGGGTACGCCACCGACGGCACCGGCGCCGCCTGGGACGCCCTGCCCGATATCGACCTCGCGCTCGCCAAGACGGTCGCGAAACTCCCGGAAGTCGTCGCGCAGAGTGTGCGCGCGCACTCCCCGCACGTCGTCGCGCAGTACGCGCTGGACCTCGCCACCGCCTTCAACGCCTGGTACAACGCCAAAGACAAGCAGGGCAAACCCGCCACGAACGTCCTGGCCAGCCCCGAGGGCCTGCGTGAAGCCCGCCTCGCCCTGGTGGCCCGCCTGCGCGTGGCCTTCGAGGAGACGCTGGCCCTGATCGGCATCGAGATTCCCGCCGCGATGTGA
- a CDS encoding thioredoxin domain-containing protein gives MNRLAQESSPYLAQHAGNPVDWWPWGQEAFAEAARRGVPVLLSVGYSTCHWCHVMAHESFEDEATAAFMNRHFVNVKVDREERPDVDAVYMAATQAMTGQGGWPMTVFLTASGEPFYAGTYFPPQDGHGLPSFMRVMGSVERAWREERDKLLGNAQALTEHVREAARPRPSDGAFGPELLERGVENLRRAFDADRGGFGGAPKFPAPTTLDFLLTRPDGRLMALHTLRRMLSGGLHDQLGGGFHRYSVDDAWRVPHFEKMLYDNAQLTRTLLRAYQVSGDGAFAQAARGALEYLRREMLDPQGGFYSAQDADTHTEHGGVEGLTFTWTPAEVQAALAAGGPGHEEDAALIARHLGITDPGNFEDPHQRAYGRRSVPFVAVPVPDLAAGLGQPEADVQARVDGLKARLLAVRQARTQPGTDDKVLTSWNGLALAAFADAARILREPAYLEVARRNADFVRTHLRQPDGTLRHTWSGAQARVEGLMEDHALYALGLVALFQAGGDPADLHWARELWQVTQRDFWNDGAGVFMASGGQAEALLTRQAQGFDSAVISDNAAGALLALWMDRYFALPGAEDTARRTVQSFRGDMLAATSGFGGLWQAAAFLHAPHTEVAIIGTPGERAPLEVVAARHALPFTALAFTEAGSDLPVLEARPGGGLGFVCVNRTCDLPTRDAAAFDAQLARLG, from the coding sequence ATGAACCGACTGGCCCAGGAAAGCAGTCCGTACCTCGCGCAGCACGCCGGTAACCCGGTGGACTGGTGGCCGTGGGGCCAGGAGGCGTTCGCGGAGGCGGCGCGGCGCGGCGTGCCGGTGCTGCTGTCCGTGGGGTACTCGACCTGCCACTGGTGTCACGTGATGGCGCACGAGAGTTTCGAGGACGAGGCGACGGCGGCGTTCATGAACCGGCACTTCGTGAACGTGAAGGTGGACCGTGAGGAACGCCCGGACGTGGACGCGGTGTACATGGCGGCCACGCAGGCCATGACCGGGCAGGGCGGCTGGCCCATGACGGTGTTCCTGACCGCGTCGGGCGAACCGTTCTACGCCGGGACGTACTTCCCGCCGCAGGACGGGCACGGCCTGCCGAGTTTCATGCGGGTGATGGGCAGCGTGGAGCGCGCGTGGCGTGAGGAACGCGACAAGCTGCTGGGGAACGCGCAGGCGCTGACCGAGCACGTGCGCGAGGCCGCCCGTCCCCGCCCGTCCGACGGGGCGTTCGGGCCGGAGTTGCTGGAGCGGGGCGTGGAGAACCTGCGCCGCGCGTTCGACGCGGACCGGGGGGGCTTCGGCGGCGCGCCGAAATTCCCCGCGCCGACCACGCTGGATTTCCTGCTGACCCGCCCGGACGGGCGGCTGATGGCGCTGCACACGCTGCGGCGCATGCTCTCGGGCGGCCTGCACGACCAGCTGGGCGGCGGCTTTCACCGCTACAGCGTGGATGACGCGTGGCGGGTGCCGCACTTCGAGAAGATGCTGTACGACAACGCGCAGCTCACGCGGACGCTGCTGCGCGCCTATCAGGTCAGCGGTGACGGGGCGTTCGCGCAGGCGGCGCGCGGCGCGCTGGAGTACCTGCGCCGCGAGATGCTCGACCCGCAGGGCGGGTTCTACAGCGCGCAGGACGCCGACACGCACACCGAGCACGGCGGCGTGGAGGGCCTGACATTCACCTGGACGCCCGCCGAGGTGCAGGCCGCGCTGGCGGCCGGTGGGCCGGGCCACGAGGAGGACGCGGCGCTGATCGCGCGGCATCTGGGCATCACGGACCCCGGAAACTTCGAGGACCCGCACCAGCGCGCGTACGGGCGGCGCTCCGTGCCGTTCGTGGCCGTGCCCGTGCCGGACCTTGCGGCCGGGCTGGGCCAGCCGGAAGCGGACGTGCAGGCCCGCGTGGACGGCCTGAAGGCACGGCTGCTGGCAGTGCGGCAGGCCCGGACGCAGCCCGGCACGGACGACAAGGTGCTGACCTCCTGGAACGGGCTGGCGCTGGCGGCCTTCGCGGACGCGGCGCGCATCCTGCGCGAACCCGCGTACCTGGAGGTCGCGCGCCGCAACGCCGACTTCGTGCGCACGCACCTGCGCCAGCCGGACGGCACGCTGCGCCACACCTGGAGCGGCGCCCAGGCGCGGGTGGAGGGCCTGATGGAAGACCACGCGCTGTACGCGCTGGGACTGGTCGCGCTGTTCCAGGCGGGCGGCGACCCTGCCGACCTGCACTGGGCGCGCGAGCTGTGGCAGGTCACGCAGCGGGACTTCTGGAACGACGGGGCGGGCGTGTTCATGGCGTCTGGCGGACAGGCCGAGGCGCTGCTGACCCGGCAGGCGCAGGGCTTCGACAGCGCCGTGATCAGCGACAACGCCGCCGGGGCGCTGCTGGCCCTGTGGATGGACCGCTACTTCGCGCTGCCCGGCGCTGAGGACACGGCCCGGCGTACCGTGCAGAGCTTCCGGGGCGACATGCTGGCCGCCACCAGCGGCTTCGGGGGGCTGTGGCAGGCCGCCGCGTTCCTGCACGCCCCGCACACCGAGGTCGCCATCATCGGCACACCCGGGGAACGCGCGCCGCTGGAGGTGGTCGCGGCCCGGCACGCGCTGCCGTTCACGGCGCTGGCCTTCACGGAGGCCGGAAGCGACCTGCCCGTACTGGAGGCCCGCCCCGGCGGCGGCCTGGGCTTCGTGTGCGTGAACCGAACCTGCGACCTGCCCACCCGGGACGCGGCCGCGTTCGACGCGCAACTGGCCCGCCTGGGCTGA
- a CDS encoding Maf family nucleotide pyrophosphatase, with product MPGVSGGADLTAPRVVLASGSPRRRELLGGLGVTFEVIVSGEDEDSTQTDPRALAAELALLKGRSVARAHPDAVVLAADTVVAVGADLLAKPATAAENEAFLRQLSGRTHDVYTGVAALRGAAESVEVARTRVTFRALNDAEIAHYAATGEGLDKAGGYGIQGLGMALVERLDGEYSNVVGFPLSVVIRLLRGCGVPVWGSLDSAAPHPTPDSVTPESAGA from the coding sequence ATGCCGGGCGTTTCAGGCGGCGCGGACCTCACCGCGCCGAGGGTGGTGCTGGCGTCCGGCAGTCCCCGGCGGCGGGAGCTGCTGGGCGGCCTGGGCGTGACCTTCGAGGTGATCGTCAGCGGCGAGGACGAGGACAGCACCCAGACGGACCCGCGCGCGCTGGCGGCGGAACTCGCGCTGCTCAAGGGCCGTTCGGTGGCGCGTGCGCACCCGGACGCCGTGGTGCTCGCGGCGGACACGGTGGTGGCGGTGGGCGCGGACCTGCTGGCCAAGCCCGCCACGGCCGCCGAGAACGAGGCGTTCCTGCGCCAGCTGTCGGGCCGCACGCATGACGTGTACACGGGCGTGGCGGCCCTGCGTGGCGCGGCCGAATCGGTCGAGGTGGCCCGCACCCGCGTGACCTTCCGCGCCCTGAACGACGCGGAAATCGCGCATTACGCCGCGACGGGCGAGGGCCTGGACAAGGCGGGCGGGTACGGCATTCAGGGCCTGGGCATGGCGCTGGTCGAGCGGCTGGACGGCGAGTACTCGAACGTGGTGGGCTTTCCGCTGTCGGTCGTGATCCGGTTGCTGCGCGGTTGCGGCGTGCCGGTCTGGGGCAGCCTGGACAGCGCCGCGCCGCACCCCACCCCGGACAGCGTCACCCCGGAGAGCGCCGGGGCGTGA
- a CDS encoding transglutaminase-like domain-containing protein produces MSEPTRATPPESQPEFLNPVRIRAGFRLTFDVPFPTPMLFVVQPADRLHPTGTRQRIVQQQALGAAQGIHTFTDQHGNTIWRALAPAGTFTLGHDLIAEITRNPDPILPDLPKTPVEALPDETIAYLLPSRYVDSDLISNDAWTRFGNIQGGWATVQAISDFLYASCRYGAGSTSSTTASQALDSGRAVCRDFAHMGVAYCRALNIPARYVCGYLPDIDIKPDPVPMDFHAWFEAFIDGQWRTFDARHNRPRAGRIIIAQGRDASDVAFTTTFGNARLTTMTVWADEAPDGMTLNDPPNPRVF; encoded by the coding sequence ATGTCCGAGCCCACACGCGCGACCCCCCCGGAATCACAGCCTGAGTTCCTGAACCCCGTCCGGATTCGCGCGGGCTTCCGCCTGACCTTCGACGTGCCGTTCCCCACGCCCATGCTATTCGTCGTGCAGCCCGCCGACCGCCTGCACCCCACCGGCACCCGCCAGCGCATCGTGCAGCAGCAGGCACTGGGCGCGGCGCAGGGCATCCACACCTTCACGGACCAGCACGGCAACACCATCTGGCGCGCCCTGGCCCCCGCCGGGACGTTCACGCTGGGGCACGACCTGATCGCCGAGATCACCCGCAACCCCGACCCCATCCTGCCCGACCTCCCGAAAACCCCGGTGGAAGCCCTGCCGGACGAGACCATCGCGTACCTGCTGCCCAGCCGCTACGTGGACAGCGACCTGATCAGCAACGACGCCTGGACCCGCTTCGGGAACATTCAGGGCGGCTGGGCGACCGTGCAGGCCATCAGCGACTTCCTGTACGCCAGTTGCCGGTACGGGGCGGGCAGCACCAGCAGCACCACCGCCAGCCAGGCGCTCGACAGTGGCCGCGCCGTGTGTCGGGACTTCGCGCACATGGGCGTCGCGTACTGCCGCGCCCTGAACATCCCCGCCCGGTACGTCTGCGGGTACCTGCCGGACATCGACATCAAGCCCGACCCGGTCCCCATGGACTTCCACGCGTGGTTCGAGGCGTTCATCGACGGGCAGTGGCGCACCTTCGACGCCCGCCACAACCGCCCCCGCGCCGGGCGCATCATCATCGCGCAGGGCCGGGACGCCTCGGACGTGGCCTTCACCACCACCTTCGGGAACGCCCGCCTGACCACCATGACCGTCTGGGCCGACGAGGCCCCGGACGGCATGACCCTGAACGACCCACCCAACCCGCGCGTGTTCTGA